A window of the Chloroflexus sp. Y-396-1 genome harbors these coding sequences:
- a CDS encoding MFS transporter: MQESSLNHAVVTRRIISALFLAQSLASAAFIANIAVNAIVGARLSGNDALAGLPSTLMLAGAAIAAYPAGRAMQRFGRRSGLIIGMLLGLSGMVIDGIAVISHSLTLFLVGLFLVGTARSITDQSRYAAADAVPSDRRASAISTVVFSGTIGAVGGPLLVGPLGQIALSSGLPELTGPMFGGALLFGLAALILFLFLRPDPRSLALALKGHVTFGTQLPPLTRSLSATFRLPLVRTGLISMVLGQVVMVLVMSVTSLHMSHHHHGLDSISLVIGAHTFGMFGLSMLTGRLIDWLGRPFTIIVGTWLLIAGALIAPASLLTPWLALGLFLVGLGWNFCYIAGSSLLADATTPAERGAVQGLSDLLVNLGSAFGSLSSGFILAGLGYLALCLIGAFLCLAPLSAALWWGQALRSAVKGMD, translated from the coding sequence ATGCAGGAGTCTTCACTAAACCATGCCGTGGTGACGCGCCGGATTATCAGTGCCCTGTTTCTGGCGCAGAGTTTAGCCTCAGCCGCCTTTATTGCAAACATTGCAGTTAACGCGATTGTTGGCGCCCGTTTGAGTGGAAACGATGCTTTAGCTGGATTACCTTCGACCCTTATGTTAGCTGGCGCCGCCATAGCCGCATATCCGGCTGGACGAGCGATGCAGCGGTTTGGCCGTCGTTCGGGGTTGATCATCGGCATGCTTCTTGGTCTGAGCGGCATGGTGATCGATGGGATTGCCGTCATCAGTCATTCCCTTACGCTCTTCTTAGTAGGGTTATTTCTGGTTGGTACCGCCCGCAGTATTACCGATCAGAGCCGCTATGCTGCCGCCGATGCAGTACCGTCTGACCGACGGGCCAGTGCTATCAGCACGGTGGTTTTTTCAGGGACAATAGGGGCGGTTGGCGGCCCGCTGCTCGTTGGACCACTCGGCCAGATTGCGCTTTCAAGCGGGTTGCCCGAACTGACCGGACCAATGTTTGGGGGTGCGCTCCTCTTTGGTCTGGCAGCGTTGATCTTGTTCCTATTCTTACGCCCTGATCCACGGTCATTAGCGCTCGCCCTGAAAGGTCACGTTACTTTTGGCACACAGCTACCACCCTTGACAAGATCTCTATCTGCCACTTTCCGGCTCCCACTGGTGCGGACTGGTTTAATCAGCATGGTACTAGGACAAGTGGTCATGGTGTTGGTGATGAGTGTAACCTCACTCCATATGAGTCATCATCACCATGGACTTGATAGCATCTCACTGGTCATTGGTGCACACACCTTTGGGATGTTTGGCCTTTCGATGCTCACCGGACGCCTTATCGATTGGCTGGGGCGACCGTTTACAATCATTGTAGGTACATGGCTTTTGATCGCTGGTGCGCTTATCGCACCAGCCTCACTCTTGACGCCTTGGCTGGCATTAGGACTGTTTCTGGTTGGTCTGGGTTGGAACTTTTGCTATATTGCTGGCTCATCGCTGTTGGCAGATGCCACAACACCCGCTGAACGAGGCGCAGTGCAGGGACTCAGCGATCTGCTGGTCAATCTTGGCTCAGCGTTTGGTAGCCTAAGTAGTGGGTTTATCCTGGCCGGGTTGGGCTATCTTGCCCTTTGTCTGATCGGTGCGTTCCTCTGTTTGGCGCCACTGAGTGCAGCGCTCTGGTGGGGGCAGGCGTTGCGTTCGGCTGTGAAGGGTATGGATTAA
- a CDS encoding DUF2892 domain-containing protein, translating into MTPNMGNIDRIVRVVVALVVAILIFTNVLSGVWAWIAGILAVVFLATSAVGFCPLYLPFRIKTR; encoded by the coding sequence ATGACACCGAATATGGGTAACATTGATCGCATTGTACGTGTGGTCGTGGCATTAGTGGTGGCAATCCTAATTTTTACGAATGTTCTGTCGGGTGTTTGGGCATGGATTGCTGGTATCCTGGCGGTAGTTTTCCTTGCTACCAGTGCAGTTGGTTTCTGCCCGCTGTATCTGCCGTTTCGGATCAAAACTCGTTAA
- a CDS encoding glycosyltransferase: MNQVTVSIICTVRDEADNVAALLDSMLAQTRAADEIVMNDCQSVDATPAIIAAYAARYPQIRLVRGGHNISSGRNNAIRHARGTIIASTDAGLTLDPHWLARIIAPIETGEADLVGGFFHPTPRSLFALAVGETNYRRSYEINPTAFLPFGKSMAFRKEVWEMVGGFPEWASHCEDLLFDLAVERAGFRRTFVPEAVVHFTPRSSLRAFLRQYYTYARGDGRAGLWTHRHLLRYAVYSTLSGLLAIGLHRPHLRAFIGLLIGSGVVVYTRGPYRRLWSRLGGRSLGERLIALSLVPLIRLTGDTAKMVGYPVGVWQRWRART, translated from the coding sequence ATGAACCAGGTTACAGTTTCGATTATCTGTACAGTACGTGATGAAGCTGACAATGTTGCGGCACTGCTCGATTCAATGCTTGCCCAGACCCGTGCCGCCGATGAGATCGTGATGAACGATTGTCAGAGCGTCGATGCAACACCAGCGATTATAGCCGCCTATGCAGCGCGGTACCCACAAATTCGGCTGGTGCGCGGCGGACATAACATTTCTTCAGGGCGCAACAATGCTATTCGGCATGCCCGTGGCACGATCATCGCCAGTACCGACGCCGGTCTAACCCTTGATCCCCACTGGTTGGCCCGCATCATCGCTCCTATCGAAACCGGCGAAGCCGATCTGGTCGGTGGTTTTTTTCATCCGACCCCCCGTTCGCTCTTCGCCCTGGCCGTGGGCGAGACGAACTACCGCCGTAGTTATGAGATCAATCCGACAGCTTTCCTGCCTTTCGGCAAATCAATGGCATTTCGCAAAGAGGTATGGGAGATGGTCGGTGGCTTTCCAGAGTGGGCCAGTCACTGCGAAGATCTGCTCTTCGATTTGGCTGTCGAACGGGCCGGCTTCCGCCGTACCTTCGTCCCCGAAGCAGTAGTTCACTTTACCCCTCGTTCTAGCCTGCGCGCTTTCCTGCGACAGTACTACACCTACGCCCGGGGTGATGGACGGGCTGGCTTATGGACACACCGCCATCTCCTGCGCTATGCCGTCTATTCGACTCTAAGCGGATTACTGGCAATTGGGCTGCACAGACCACACCTCAGAGCATTCATTGGCCTGTTGATCGGGTCAGGCGTGGTGGTCTATACCCGTGGCCCCTACCGACGGCTCTGGTCACGGTTGGGCGGTCGCTCGCTCGGTGAACGGTTGATAGCATTGAGCCTCGTGCCGTTAATTCGTCTGACCGGTGATACGGCCAAGATGGTAGGTTATCCGGTTGGCGTGTGGCAGCGATGGCGCGCACGAACGTAG
- a CDS encoding DUF4405 domain-containing protein, with translation MKMKQNWINFLIDGAMFLAFLIATAPRFSGLAIHEWLSLSLAAAIITHLLLHWTWIISIGKRFFAKTTWRSRLNYLLNALLFVSFTVTIATGILISREALPLLGLTMARDRTLEFLHHQASDVTVLLLGLHVAIHWSWIVGMLRRIIPVRRVSRSVAISRQMEGANQ, from the coding sequence ATGAAGATGAAGCAGAATTGGATCAACTTTTTGATCGATGGGGCGATGTTTCTCGCCTTTTTAATCGCGACCGCTCCTCGTTTCAGCGGACTGGCGATTCATGAGTGGTTGAGTCTGTCACTCGCCGCAGCGATTATCACGCATCTGCTCTTACACTGGACCTGGATTATCAGCATTGGCAAGCGGTTTTTCGCAAAAACAACCTGGCGTTCACGTTTGAATTACCTCCTCAACGCGCTTCTCTTCGTCTCTTTTACAGTGACAATCGCCACCGGCATTTTAATCTCACGTGAAGCCTTGCCGCTGCTTGGGCTGACAATGGCTCGTGATCGCACACTAGAGTTTTTGCACCATCAAGCCTCCGATGTAACCGTACTCTTGTTGGGTCTTCATGTTGCGATCCACTGGAGTTGGATTGTGGGAATGCTGCGCCGAATCATACCTGTCCGTCGTGTGAGTCGGTCGGTTGCAATATCGCGCCAAATGGAAGGAGCGAACCAATGA
- a CDS encoding glycosyltransferase, with protein MRILFITGEYPPQPGGVGDYTQRLGQTLANAGHEILVLTIAQQRWHIVSVSPTGDRVLASSPGMASWGLIGIGALIRHIRRLQPDWCHIQYQTGAYGMRIGVNVLPIILRYSNIATAITYHDLLPPYLFPKAGMVREWATLLPARTATAVIVTNPEDEARLRTSGIQPHLIPIGANIEPVLPPDYDRTAWRSELGVTGDKALIGYFGLLSPSKGIDILIDVVIDHPQWHLLIIGGTATSVTDRAFAEQVYRRLSIPALRDRVIVTGHITAGQVSAHLSACDLVVLPFRDGASLRRGSLLAALAHGCAVITTPPASSATAAALTGVVQFTAARPEALTAAIMGLLSNPTARARLSEAARAAARRFDWQAIGAAHIELYRSYMKC; from the coding sequence ATGCGAATCCTGTTCATCACCGGTGAGTACCCTCCTCAGCCGGGCGGAGTTGGAGATTACACCCAACGACTAGGCCAGACTCTGGCAAATGCCGGGCATGAGATTCTGGTCTTGACAATCGCGCAGCAGCGCTGGCATATCGTAAGCGTTTCACCTACAGGTGATCGAGTACTCGCATCCTCACCTGGAATGGCCAGTTGGGGTCTGATCGGGATCGGGGCGCTCATTAGACACATACGACGACTACAGCCTGACTGGTGTCACATTCAGTATCAAACCGGCGCCTATGGGATGCGCATCGGGGTGAACGTACTACCCATTATCTTGCGGTACAGTAATATTGCCACTGCGATCACCTACCACGATCTGCTGCCGCCGTACCTCTTTCCAAAGGCAGGTATGGTGCGCGAATGGGCGACTCTGCTGCCGGCACGGACAGCGACGGCAGTTATCGTCACCAACCCCGAAGATGAAGCTAGATTACGCACAAGCGGTATTCAACCACACCTGATTCCCATTGGCGCAAATATCGAGCCGGTACTTCCGCCAGACTATGACCGCACAGCATGGCGTTCTGAACTAGGTGTCACCGGTGATAAAGCGTTGATCGGATATTTCGGTCTCTTGTCACCGAGTAAAGGGATCGATATCCTGATTGACGTTGTGATCGATCATCCGCAGTGGCACTTACTGATCATCGGCGGCACGGCTACTTCTGTGACCGATCGTGCGTTTGCCGAACAGGTGTACCGACGCCTAAGCATACCTGCTTTACGCGACCGGGTTATCGTGACCGGTCATATTACTGCCGGGCAGGTATCTGCACATTTGAGCGCATGTGATCTGGTTGTTCTCCCATTTCGCGACGGTGCCTCACTCCGACGTGGTAGCTTACTTGCCGCACTAGCTCATGGTTGTGCGGTGATTACCACTCCGCCAGCCTCTTCGGCAACCGCTGCTGCCTTAACCGGTGTTGTACAGTTTACCGCAGCCCGACCAGAGGCGCTAACCGCAGCAATTATGGGCCTGCTGAGCAATCCGACTGCTCGCGCTCGATTAAGTGAAGCGGCTCGCGCCGCCGCCCGGCGGTTCGATTGGCAGGCGATTGGTGCTGCTCATATCGAACTGTATCGGTCGTACATGAAGTGTTAA